One Coffea arabica cultivar ET-39 chromosome 5e, Coffea Arabica ET-39 HiFi, whole genome shotgun sequence DNA segment encodes these proteins:
- the LOC140006887 gene encoding uncharacterized protein — translation MADLLERMVNQQGQGQVQYLGNHEGEDRALERLQKFLPPKFLGGPNPDIAESWLEQMLDIFAALGYPEEWQIAFVVFQFEGAVRARWNVIRAKWDREQTPWTWANFTREFNEKYLPPLVQERREDEFIRLCQGTMSVAEYETQFIKLSRFAPELVLTDQRRIRRFVQDLNVEIQEALATAQLETYSQAIEKAQRIESTKSQVKAFHDKKRRQPDTSSYSDGQNSRSEPPSKMS, via the coding sequence ATGGCTGATTTATTAGAACGAATGGTCAACCAACAGGGTCAAGGCCAAGTACAGTATCTTGGAAATcatgagggagaggaccgtgccttagaacggcTCCAGAAGTTTCTACCACCAAAATTTTTgggtggacctaaccctgataTAGCGGAGAGTTGGTTGGAGCAAATGCTAGACATTTTTGCTGCATTAGGATATCCGGAGGAATGGCAGATAGCTTTCGtcgtttttcaatttgagggagcggTTCGTGCCCGGTGGAATGTGATTCGAGCTAAGTGGGATAGAGAGCAGACCCCATGGACATGGGCTAACTTCACtcgtgagtttaatgagaagtacttaCCGCCACTTGTTCAAGAAAGACGAGAGGATGAGTTCATACGCCTATGTCAAGGGACCatgagtgtggcggagtacgagacgcAATTTATCAAACTCTCTCGTTTTGCTCCAGAGTTAGTGCTGACAGATCAAAGGAGAATTCGTCGGTTTGTCCAAGAtttgaatgtggagattcaagaggcaCTGGCAACTGCTCAATTGGAGACTTATAGTCAAGCGATTGAAAAGGCACAAAGAATTGAAAGTACTAAGAGTCAAGTAAAGGCCTTTCATGATAAGAAAAGAAGGCAACCGGATACAAGTAGTTATAGTGATGGACAAAACTCGAGGAGCGAGCCACCATCTAAGATGAGCTGA